From Arcobacter sp. CECT 8986, a single genomic window includes:
- a CDS encoding TlpA family protein disulfide reductase, translating to MQFKKISFLAILSIVLLTGCGDSKKKEDGKVKAEVKTQFQLNDTNGTVINIKKDSDKIIVNEYKDKIILLDFFTTWCEPCQAEIPQLNNLQSKYADNFKIISIAMAQKDGTLPTTEALKEYKEKYNINYQVANGEEVLELSKNLGGIKTIPTIMLVDTKGNIKETYIGVVPEEMLEIDIKKALGNK from the coding sequence ATGCAGTTTAAGAAAATATCATTTCTTGCAATTTTATCAATAGTTTTACTCACAGGTTGTGGTGATTCTAAGAAGAAAGAAGATGGTAAAGTTAAAGCTGAAGTAAAAACGCAATTCCAATTAAATGATACAAATGGAACAGTAATAAATATAAAAAAAGATAGTGATAAAATTATTGTAAATGAGTATAAAGATAAAATAATTTTATTAGATTTTTTTACAACTTGGTGTGAACCGTGTCAAGCAGAGATACCACAATTAAACAACTTGCAATCAAAATATGCAGATAATTTTAAAATAATTTCTATTGCAATGGCACAAAAAGATGGAACACTACCAACAACTGAAGCTTTAAAAGAATACAAAGAAAAATATAATATCAATTATCAAGTAGCAAATGGCGAAGAGGTATTAGAATTATCTAAAAATTTAGGTGGAATAAAAACTATTCCTACTATTATGCTAGTTGATACAAAAGGTAACATAAAAGAGACATACATTGGTGTTGTACCTGAAGAGATGTTAGAGATTGATATAAAAAAAGCACTTGGGAATAAATAA
- a CDS encoding 5-formyltetrahydrofolate cyclo-ligase, translating into MENSHKSDFRKSCIKRLEFESRFSKIYKNKKIVRKLYTFIKNYRAKTVLLYVPMGMEVDVKPLINILRREKVDVYVPYMVDDSFKVVKYRLPLKTKKFGIKEPNNSLFKGKKIDVAIVPVVGIDGLCKRIGFGKGMYDRFFYRLNYKPCIVFTQLKLCKTPEILSNDYDIQADYIITH; encoded by the coding sequence ATGGAAAATAGTCACAAAAGTGATTTTAGAAAATCGTGTATTAAAAGATTAGAATTTGAGAGTCGTTTTTCAAAGATTTATAAAAATAAAAAAATAGTAAGAAAATTATATACATTTATCAAGAATTATAGAGCAAAAACCGTACTTTTATATGTTCCAATGGGGATGGAAGTGGACGTAAAACCATTGATAAACATACTAAGAAGAGAGAAAGTCGATGTTTATGTTCCTTACATGGTGGACGATAGCTTCAAAGTAGTTAAGTATCGATTACCATTAAAAACAAAAAAATTTGGTATCAAAGAGCCAAATAATTCCCTGTTTAAAGGGAAAAAAATTGACGTAGCTATTGTACCTGTTGTTGGTATTGATGGACTATGCAAGAGAATTGGTTTTGGAAAAGGAATGTATGATAGGTTTTTTTATAGGTTAAATTATAAACCTTGTATTGTTTTTACTCAACTTAAACTTTGTAAAACGCCCGAAATATTATCTAATGATTACGATATTCAAGCTGATTATATAATTACACATTAA
- the ftsY gene encoding signal recognition particle-docking protein FtsY, whose amino-acid sequence MFSFFKKKKEEKKEEELPLVEEQQEEISSTPVQEEIVEEPKEQEVEEIKDEVVEQKEEPTEKRGFFSKALEKTFANIKTIVPHRKEKISFDDVEELLIEADMEYEIIEKAMDGLPEMITRKQLRHRLVMLFEHAPDVDLSNLPKPFVRLIIGVNGAGKTTTIAKLATREKRNNKSVILGAGDTFRAAAIEQLSTWADKIDVPIIKTKQGHDPSAVAYDTISSAVARGIDNVIIDTAGRLQTQTNLNNELKKIVRVCSKAMPDSPHQKLLIIDGTQGNSAIAQAKAFNEMVHVDGIIVTKLDGTAKGGALFSISNQLELPIFYVGVGEKQDDLIEFSPDEFVDSLLDEIYTQE is encoded by the coding sequence ATGTTTAGTTTTTTTAAGAAGAAAAAAGAAGAAAAAAAAGAAGAAGAACTTCCTTTAGTTGAAGAGCAACAAGAAGAGATATCTTCTACACCGGTTCAAGAAGAAATAGTAGAAGAACCAAAAGAGCAAGAAGTAGAAGAGATAAAAGATGAAGTTGTAGAGCAAAAAGAAGAACCAACAGAAAAAAGAGGTTTCTTTTCTAAAGCTTTAGAAAAAACTTTTGCAAATATTAAAACTATTGTTCCTCATAGAAAAGAGAAAATTAGTTTTGATGATGTTGAAGAACTTTTAATCGAAGCAGATATGGAGTATGAAATCATAGAAAAAGCTATGGATGGATTACCTGAAATGATTACAAGAAAACAGTTAAGACACAGACTTGTAATGCTTTTTGAACATGCACCAGATGTTGACTTATCTAATTTACCAAAACCTTTTGTTAGATTAATTATTGGGGTAAATGGAGCAGGAAAAACTACAACTATTGCAAAACTTGCTACAAGAGAAAAAAGAAATAACAAATCAGTTATTTTAGGTGCTGGTGATACATTTAGAGCAGCAGCAATTGAACAACTTTCTACTTGGGCAGATAAAATTGATGTTCCAATTATCAAAACAAAACAAGGACATGATCCAAGTGCAGTTGCATACGATACAATTTCTTCAGCAGTTGCAAGAGGTATTGATAATGTTATTATTGATACAGCAGGAAGATTACAAACACAAACAAACTTAAACAACGAATTGAAAAAAATTGTAAGAGTTTGTTCAAAAGCTATGCCAGATTCACCTCATCAAAAGTTACTAATTATTGATGGGACTCAAGGAAATAGTGCAATTGCTCAAGCAAAAGCATTTAATGAAATGGTTCATGTTGATGGAATTATAGTTACTAAACTTGATGGAACAGCAAAAGGTGGAGCACTTTTTTCTATTTCTAATCAACTTGAATTACCAATTTTCTACGTTGGTGTAGGAGAAAAACAAGACGACTTAATTGAGTTTAGTCCTGATGAATTTGTTGATAGTTTATTAGACGAAATATATACTCAAGAATAA
- a CDS encoding response regulator transcription factor, protein MKLLLLEDDYDYKISIKEYLESLDYEIDDFDNGEDALHAIYENNYQILILDIRVPKINGYELVKIIREDNISTPVIYITSLTDINNLSLGYELGCNDYIKKPFSPKELKYRIEQLIKLFYTKENNKKVELLPSFSYDIIKKQLFNQEKEILLTKKENEVIFTLVSNKNSFVSIENLRSEVWNDKYICEADIRVCIKKIRDKTSKDFIKNQRGVGYKIDRKE, encoded by the coding sequence ATGAAGCTTTTATTATTAGAAGATGATTATGATTACAAAATATCAATAAAAGAGTACCTTGAATCACTTGATTATGAGATTGATGATTTTGATAATGGAGAAGATGCACTTCACGCAATTTATGAAAACAACTACCAAATATTGATTTTAGATATTAGAGTTCCAAAAATAAATGGATATGAACTTGTAAAGATAATAAGAGAAGATAATATCTCAACTCCAGTTATTTATATAACTTCTCTAACTGATATAAACAATCTTAGTTTAGGATATGAACTTGGATGCAATGATTATATAAAAAAGCCCTTTTCACCTAAAGAGTTAAAATATAGAATAGAACAACTAATCAAACTTTTTTATACAAAAGAGAATAACAAAAAAGTAGAACTACTTCCAAGTTTTTCTTATGATATTATAAAAAAACAGCTATTTAACCAAGAAAAAGAGATACTTTTAACAAAAAAAGAGAATGAAGTAATATTTACTTTAGTTTCAAATAAAAATAGTTTTGTAAGTATTGAAAATCTAAGAAGTGAAGTTTGGAATGATAAATATATTTGTGAAGCAGATATTAGAGTTTGTATAAAAAAAATAAGAGATAAAACCTCAAAAGATTTTATAAAAAATCAAAGAGGAGTAGGATATAAAATTGATAGAAAAGAGTAA
- the ybeY gene encoding rRNA maturation RNase YbeY — MIELDNQVNLDIDIALIEEISNSLTSKDIELIITNNESIRELNKEHRNKDKATDVLSFPLEFDMPNMPLGSIVISKDFVEDKAKEYNHSIQNEFTLLFIHGLLHLLGYDHEVDNGEHRQKEEELITTYKLPDSLIIRNS, encoded by the coding sequence ATGATAGAACTAGACAATCAAGTAAATTTAGATATTGACATTGCGCTAATTGAAGAGATATCTAATAGTTTAACATCTAAAGATATTGAGCTTATTATTACAAATAATGAGAGCATAAGAGAACTAAATAAAGAACACAGAAACAAAGATAAAGCAACTGATGTTCTTAGTTTTCCTTTAGAGTTTGATATGCCAAATATGCCTTTAGGTTCAATTGTAATTTCAAAAGATTTTGTAGAAGATAAAGCAAAAGAGTATAACCACTCAATACAAAATGAATTTACACTTCTTTTTATACATGGATTGCTTCATCTACTTGGTTATGACCATGAAGTTGATAATGGTGAGCATAGACAAAAAGAAGAAGAACTAATCACAACATATAAACTACCTGATAGCTTAATAATAAGGAACTCATAA
- a CDS encoding DMT family transporter — protein sequence MNISKLQANIYVLLATFLVAGSFIASIDLAKVVNPISLTFLRFIGAILILLPLILSKSKYKNKVLSTLPRAMIISLFYSLYFMGMFEALKTTTALNTATLYTLVPLITAILAFFIFKDHISFKKLIVYIVGLIGTIWVIFKADISLLMNFSLNSGDYIFILGSISMCFYSICLKLLHRKDDIPIVIVFCTLIGGAIWMGIGLLIFNKSLDWNLIQGKLIYDMLYLIIGATILTIYFYQRSTVVLGPSKVMSFIYLNPVAVALLLLVLDNKAIELVVIPGIIISTIATFLIQKDTKIKQKVKV from the coding sequence TTGAATATTTCAAAATTACAAGCAAATATATATGTTTTACTTGCAACATTTTTAGTTGCTGGTTCGTTTATTGCCTCAATAGATTTAGCAAAAGTAGTAAATCCAATATCGTTAACTTTTCTTAGATTTATAGGTGCTATATTGATTTTATTGCCATTGATTTTAAGTAAATCAAAATATAAAAACAAAGTATTATCTACACTTCCAAGAGCGATGATTATAAGTCTTTTTTACTCTTTATATTTTATGGGAATGTTTGAAGCTTTAAAAACAACAACAGCTTTAAATACGGCAACTTTATATACGTTAGTTCCTTTAATTACAGCTATTTTGGCATTTTTTATTTTCAAAGACCATATAAGTTTTAAAAAACTTATTGTTTATATTGTTGGTCTTATTGGAACAATTTGGGTTATATTTAAAGCTGATATTTCTTTACTTATGAACTTCTCTTTAAATAGCGGTGATTATATATTTATTTTAGGTTCAATATCTATGTGTTTTTACTCTATTTGTTTAAAGCTATTGCATAGAAAAGATGATATTCCTATTGTAATTGTTTTTTGTACATTAATTGGTGGAGCTATTTGGATGGGAATAGGGCTATTGATTTTCAATAAAAGTTTAGATTGGAATTTAATTCAAGGTAAACTAATATATGATATGCTTTATTTAATTATTGGTGCAACAATTTTAACTATATATTTTTATCAAAGAAGTACAGTTGTTTTAGGCCCTAGTAAAGTTATGTCATTTATTTACTTAAATCCAGTTGCAGTTGCACTATTGCTTCTAGTTTTAGATAATAAAGCGATTGAATTAGTAGTAATTCCTGGGATTATTATATCAACAATAGCTACTTTTTTAATACAAAAAGATACAAAAATAAAACAAAAGGTCAAAGTATGA
- a CDS encoding cache domain-containing protein: protein MSKTNKYLFIITIITIFSICLVFYILSTLNSSDKQLDRLENALTTTKNLIEEQKRYTLSLSILLSKDKELINSFINKNRKQSFDIVNTKIKTLKAFQNSNFEVQIHNKDLSTYLRNWDFSIKDIKLASFREGLVKVKNSKKPLVSIELGKRLNIKAISPIIKNEEFIGSIETIVDFKYISQYLENKGFKLFILLDKKYLNIATDLKQNEKLKDYLLVNKANISDLKDLNLEDMKDYGYMSNSKYSFVYFSYYDLNNNPLGYILTAIENEEQVNLNNSFEYNIINKNQKVQIK, encoded by the coding sequence TTGTCCAAAACAAATAAATATCTATTTATTATCACAATAATCACTATCTTTTCAATCTGTTTAGTTTTTTATATCTTATCTACTTTAAATAGTAGTGACAAACAACTAGACAGATTGGAAAATGCACTTACAACTACAAAAAATCTAATCGAAGAACAAAAAAGATATACTCTATCTTTATCAATTTTATTATCAAAAGATAAAGAGCTAATCAATAGTTTTATTAACAAAAATAGAAAACAGAGTTTTGATATAGTAAATACAAAAATAAAAACACTTAAAGCTTTTCAAAATAGTAATTTTGAAGTACAAATTCATAACAAAGATTTATCAACATACCTTAGAAATTGGGATTTTAGTATCAAAGATATAAAACTTGCTTCTTTTAGAGAAGGTTTAGTAAAAGTAAAAAATAGTAAAAAACCTCTTGTTTCTATCGAACTTGGCAAAAGACTAAATATTAAAGCAATTTCACCAATTATTAAAAATGAAGAGTTTATTGGTTCTATTGAAACTATTGTTGATTTTAAATATATTTCACAATATTTAGAAAACAAAGGCTTTAAACTTTTTATTTTATTAGATAAAAAGTATTTAAATATTGCAACAGATTTAAAACAAAATGAAAAACTAAAAGATTATCTTTTAGTAAATAAAGCAAATATTAGTGATTTAAAAGATTTAAATTTAGAAGATATGAAAGATTATGGATATATGTCAAATAGCAAATACTCTTTTGTCTATTTTTCTTATTATGATTTAAATAATAATCCTTTAGGATATATTCTTACAGCTATTGAAAATGAAGAACAAGTAAATTTAAATAACTCATTTGAATACAATATAATAAATAAAAATCAAAAGGTACAAATAAAATGA
- a CDS encoding sensor histidine kinase — protein MIEKSKNFILKISLFYTLIFIIFIAIPTYFYTKLELKSYINEQNRQIAEYAQNFQKQIYDFSLSSNKTFNFPKSFKYEISLLSKNRKIIFESKLQKKMQKNLSYEITLSKNRLDAQYLIINKEISYTQIYLKSLILCLFVALFMFISIYFLIKASIEPFKKANEYLDAFFNDAMHELKTPLGIIQLNLEILDEKQPKTKEICRSVNAVKNLFLVYEDIEYLIKQKSVKYNKEEIDFSNFLNQRLDQFDSLLNPKNLMFNLNIEDNLSLFINRTHLQRVIDNTLSNAIKYSFKDTKISVNLSLDTQQNIVFSVHNFSNKIENKKTIFDRYYKENHIKGGFGIGLNIVKNICNYNNIKIEVDSNSETGTTFKYTFLK, from the coding sequence TTGATAGAAAAGAGTAAAAATTTTATATTAAAAATATCACTATTTTATACTTTGATATTTATTATATTTATAGCAATACCCACATATTTTTATACAAAACTTGAACTAAAAAGTTATATAAATGAACAAAATAGGCAAATAGCAGAGTATGCCCAAAACTTCCAAAAACAGATTTATGATTTTTCATTATCTTCAAATAAAACTTTTAATTTTCCAAAATCTTTTAAATATGAGATTAGCTTATTATCAAAAAATAGAAAAATAATCTTTGAATCAAAATTACAAAAGAAAATGCAAAAAAATTTAAGCTATGAAATAACTCTATCAAAAAATAGACTTGATGCACAATACTTAATAATAAACAAAGAGATTTCATATACTCAAATATATTTAAAGAGTCTAATTTTATGTTTATTTGTTGCATTATTTATGTTTATTTCCATCTATTTTTTAATCAAAGCTAGTATTGAGCCTTTTAAAAAAGCAAATGAGTATTTAGATGCTTTTTTCAATGATGCAATGCATGAATTAAAAACACCTTTAGGAATAATTCAACTAAATTTAGAAATTTTAGATGAAAAACAACCAAAAACAAAAGAGATATGTCGTAGTGTAAATGCAGTAAAAAATCTATTTTTAGTGTATGAAGATATAGAGTATCTAATAAAACAAAAAAGTGTAAAATACAATAAAGAAGAAATAGACTTTTCAAACTTCTTAAATCAAAGGTTAGATCAATTTGATAGTTTATTAAACCCTAAAAACTTAATGTTTAATCTAAATATAGAAGATAATTTATCTTTATTTATAAATAGAACACATCTACAAAGAGTTATAGATAATACTCTTTCAAATGCAATAAAATACTCATTTAAAGATACAAAAATATCTGTAAATTTATCTTTGGATACACAACAAAATATAGTTTTTAGTGTACATAACTTCTCAAATAAAATAGAAAATAAAAAAACAATATTTGATAGATACTATAAAGAGAATCACATAAAAGGTGGATTTGGAATAGGTTTAAATATTGTAAAAAATATCTGCAATTATAATAATATCAAGATTGAAGTAGACTCAAATAGTGAAACTGGAACTACATTTAAATATACTTTCTTAAAATAG
- a CDS encoding c-type cytochrome codes for MRLLLSTLAVSSMLFAADIPLPTKYPSGQLGEMVKLGEAIMNETDTHPLTKDYVGNKLKCKSCHLIGDSGKPGTTKTIGTFIGTATSFPAFSKREKTVQTLQDRINNCFMRSMNGVRPIVDTKASIAMATYITWLSTGHKINMNEDRPCSPLTSEKWTAKQKKFAAIQRKATHKNYLAGKEIYQNQCASCHGMNGEGIATFPPLWGKDKAGNWLSYNTGAGMSKLNKAPAWIQENMPLGQGGTLSDQQAADVALFVDAQERADFDLKKGLLPKEKMGYYNSKVHEEKHSVESNFKAFGLDLQKIKTGK; via the coding sequence ATGAGACTATTACTTTCTACACTAGCAGTTTCATCAATGTTATTTGCAGCTGATATTCCACTACCTACTAAATATCCAAGTGGTCAATTAGGTGAGATGGTTAAACTTGGTGAAGCAATAATGAATGAGACAGATACACATCCTTTAACAAAAGATTATGTAGGCAATAAACTAAAATGTAAAAGTTGTCACTTAATTGGAGATAGTGGAAAACCAGGAACAACAAAAACAATTGGAACATTTATAGGAACAGCAACATCTTTTCCTGCATTTTCAAAAAGAGAAAAAACTGTTCAAACACTACAAGATAGAATCAACAACTGTTTTATGAGAAGTATGAATGGTGTAAGACCAATAGTTGATACAAAAGCATCAATTGCAATGGCAACTTATATTACTTGGCTTTCAACTGGTCATAAAATAAATATGAATGAAGACAGACCATGTAGTCCACTTACAAGTGAAAAATGGACAGCAAAACAGAAAAAATTTGCAGCGATACAAAGAAAAGCAACACATAAAAACTATTTAGCTGGTAAAGAAATTTACCAAAACCAATGTGCTTCATGTCATGGTATGAATGGTGAAGGAATTGCTACATTTCCACCTTTATGGGGAAAAGATAAAGCAGGAAATTGGTTAAGTTACAATACAGGTGCTGGAATGAGTAAATTAAATAAAGCTCCAGCATGGATTCAAGAAAATATGCCTTTAGGTCAAGGTGGAACTTTAAGTGACCAACAAGCAGCTGATGTAGCACTATTTGTTGATGCACAAGAAAGAGCAGATTTTGATTTGAAAAAAGGTTTACTACCTAAAGAAAAAATGGGTTATTATAATTCAAAAGTACATGAAGAAAAACATTCAGTAGAATCAAACTTCAAAGCTTTTGGTCTAGATTTACAAAAAATAAAAACAGGTAAATAA
- a CDS encoding YqiA/YcfP family alpha/beta fold hydrolase yields the protein MIIYIHGFGSSGFGGKATILREEFKDEIILPSLSNVPTLAIDTLEQLILLLKKYNENIYLMGSSLGGFYSIYLANKYNLKAVLINPAIYPYKTLSKVGTATNYYDLSTFECNENHLNSLKNFEVTTIKNQENFLVLLQKGDEVLDYKEALEKLPNAKSIVKEGGNHSFTNFEGCIEEIRNFFYGK from the coding sequence ATGATAATTTATATTCATGGTTTTGGAAGTAGTGGTTTTGGTGGAAAAGCTACAATTTTAAGAGAAGAGTTTAAAGATGAGATAATTCTACCTTCTTTATCAAATGTTCCAACTTTAGCAATAGATACTTTAGAACAGTTAATATTACTTTTAAAAAAATACAATGAAAATATATATCTTATGGGTTCTTCTTTGGGTGGATTTTATAGTATTTACTTAGCAAATAAATATAATTTAAAAGCTGTTTTAATAAATCCAGCTATTTACCCATATAAGACACTAAGTAAAGTAGGAACTGCTACAAATTACTATGATTTATCTACTTTTGAGTGCAATGAAAATCATCTAAATAGTTTAAAAAACTTTGAAGTTACTACTATAAAAAATCAAGAAAATTTTCTAGTTTTATTACAAAAAGGTGATGAAGTTTTAGATTATAAAGAGGCTTTAGAAAAACTGCCAAATGCAAAAAGTATAGTAAAAGAGGGTGGCAATCACTCTTTTACTAATTTTGAAGGATGTATTGAAGAGATTAGAAATTTCTTCTATGGTAAATAA
- the radA gene encoding DNA repair protein RadA yields MAKKKKTLFECQHCGEQSTKWLGKCPNCGGWDSFIELNQEQQEIIKQTAKVVNTTSKATPITQIQQDDVSRFSSNNDEFDLVLGGGIVPGSLTLIGGSPGVGKSTLLLKVAGSIASSGKKVLYVSGEESAGQIKLRANRLEANNDNLYLLSEIKLEEVMDELLRQDYEVCIIDSIQTIYSSNLTSAPGSVSQVREITFELMRKAKDSEIAMFIIGHITKDGSIAGPRVLEHMVDTVLYFEGEASKEIRMLRGFKNRFGSTSEIGIFEMTNEGLVSAKDIASKFFDKSKPQSGSALTVSMEGSRALILEVQALVTESTYPNPKRSATGFDVNRLNMLLALLEKKIDLPLNHYDVFVNISGGIRIKESSADLAVIASIISSFRDRPLSKESAFIGEVSLTGEIKDVYSLDMRLKEAQAQGIKKVICAQKPNIKLDLKIYPVEEVPKMIELF; encoded by the coding sequence ATGGCAAAGAAAAAAAAGACTCTTTTTGAGTGCCAACATTGTGGAGAACAATCTACAAAATGGCTAGGTAAATGTCCAAACTGTGGAGGTTGGGATAGTTTCATAGAATTAAATCAAGAGCAACAAGAGATAATAAAACAAACAGCTAAAGTAGTAAACACTACCTCAAAAGCTACACCAATAACACAAATACAACAAGATGACGTTTCTAGGTTTTCTTCAAATAATGATGAATTTGATTTAGTTTTAGGTGGAGGAATTGTTCCTGGAAGTTTAACACTTATTGGTGGAAGTCCAGGAGTTGGGAAATCAACTCTACTTTTAAAAGTAGCTGGAAGTATTGCAAGTTCTGGTAAAAAAGTTTTATATGTATCTGGTGAAGAGAGTGCTGGACAAATTAAACTAAGAGCAAATAGACTTGAAGCAAATAATGACAACTTATATCTTCTAAGTGAAATTAAACTAGAAGAAGTAATGGATGAACTATTAAGACAAGATTATGAAGTTTGTATTATTGACTCTATACAAACTATATATTCAAGTAATTTAACTTCTGCTCCTGGTTCTGTATCTCAAGTAAGAGAGATAACTTTTGAGCTAATGAGAAAAGCAAAAGATAGTGAAATTGCTATGTTTATTATTGGGCATATTACAAAAGATGGAAGTATTGCAGGACCTAGAGTATTAGAACATATGGTTGATACAGTTTTATACTTTGAGGGAGAAGCTAGTAAAGAAATACGTATGCTAAGAGGTTTCAAAAATAGATTTGGTTCAACTTCTGAAATAGGTATATTTGAGATGACAAATGAAGGACTTGTAAGTGCAAAAGATATTGCATCTAAATTTTTCGATAAATCAAAACCACAAAGTGGTTCTGCTTTAACTGTATCTATGGAAGGAAGTCGTGCATTAATTTTAGAAGTTCAAGCATTAGTTACAGAAAGTACATACCCTAATCCTAAAAGAAGTGCGACAGGATTTGATGTAAATAGATTAAATATGCTTTTAGCACTACTTGAAAAGAAAATTGATTTGCCTTTAAATCATTATGATGTATTTGTAAATATTAGTGGGGGAATTAGAATAAAAGAGAGTTCTGCTGATTTGGCAGTAATTGCTAGTATAATCAGTTCTTTTAGAGACAGACCATTATCTAAAGAATCAGCATTTATCGGTGAAGTATCACTAACAGGTGAGATAAAAGATGTATATTCTCTTGATATGAGATTAAAAGAAGCACAAGCACAAGGTATAAAAAAAGTAATTTGTGCACAAAAACCAAACATAAAACTAGACTTGAAAATATATCCAGTTGAAGAAGTTCCTAAAATGATAGAACTATTCTAA
- the rny gene encoding ribonuclease Y has protein sequence MESIVVGIVTALLTALISVLIVKKFYSAKFDILIEQAKAKAKVIEHEAEVILKDAQVKAKRDYDKEFRAAKKEYDEMAFKIERKEKELNKHLENELRTIQEQKDEIIEKNKKITTIQQGLKKQQKTYDDKITKAIKVLENASGLTIEEAKELMLEKVKEDSRAQIASIFRKKYKAAEVNAKEEVNNMLSQAVTRYAGEFAAERLINNIPLSDEETKGKIIGKEGRNIKALEMLLGVDIIIDDTPNTITISSFNLYRRAIATKTIAELLEDGRIQPARIEEIYKKVKHEFDKNIQKEGEDVILELGIGSMHPELVKLVGRLRYRASYGQNALKHTLEVANLAGLLAAQMDGDPILARRAGLLHDIGKALTHDMPGSHVHLGAEMCKRYDEDETVINAIYAHHGHEEPINVESAAVCAADALSAARPGARREVLESFLKRVEEVENISTSKTGVVNAFAINAGREVRVIVKAELVNDDEAVLLANEIAQEIEEKVQYPGEIKVNVIRELRAESYAR, from the coding sequence ATGGAATCAATAGTTGTGGGTATTGTTACGGCATTACTTACTGCTTTGATTAGTGTTTTGATTGTTAAGAAATTTTACAGTGCTAAGTTTGATATATTAATAGAGCAAGCAAAAGCGAAAGCAAAAGTTATTGAACACGAAGCAGAAGTAATACTAAAAGATGCTCAAGTTAAAGCAAAAAGAGATTATGACAAAGAGTTCCGAGCAGCTAAAAAAGAGTATGATGAGATGGCTTTCAAGATAGAAAGAAAAGAAAAAGAGTTAAATAAACATCTTGAAAATGAATTGAGAACTATCCAAGAGCAAAAAGATGAAATTATTGAAAAAAATAAAAAAATCACGACAATTCAACAAGGTCTGAAAAAACAACAAAAAACATATGATGACAAAATCACTAAAGCAATTAAAGTTTTAGAAAATGCTTCAGGTCTTACAATTGAAGAAGCAAAAGAGTTAATGCTAGAAAAAGTAAAAGAGGATAGTAGAGCTCAAATTGCATCAATCTTTAGAAAAAAATATAAAGCTGCAGAAGTAAATGCAAAAGAAGAGGTAAACAATATGTTATCTCAAGCAGTTACAAGATATGCAGGTGAATTTGCCGCAGAAAGATTGATAAATAATATACCTTTAAGTGATGAAGAGACTAAAGGTAAAATTATTGGTAAAGAAGGAAGAAATATCAAAGCCTTAGAGATGTTATTAGGGGTTGATATTATTATTGATGATACACCAAATACTATAACTATCTCTTCTTTCAATCTTTACAGACGTGCTATTGCTACAAAAACAATAGCTGAATTACTTGAGGATGGAAGAATTCAACCTGCAAGAATTGAAGAGATTTACAAAAAAGTAAAACATGAGTTTGATAAAAATATTCAAAAAGAGGGTGAAGATGTTATCTTAGAACTTGGTATTGGTTCTATGCATCCTGAATTAGTTAAACTTGTTGGTAGATTAAGATATAGAGCTTCATATGGTCAAAATGCTTTAAAACATACATTAGAAGTTGCAAACTTGGCTGGATTATTAGCTGCTCAAATGGATGGAGATCCAATACTAGCAAGACGTGCAGGATTGTTACATGATATTGGAAAAGCACTTACTCATGATATGCCAGGTTCTCATGTACATTTAGGTGCAGAGATGTGTAAACGTTATGATGAAGATGAAACAGTAATAAATGCAATCTATGCACACCATGGACATGAAGAGCCAATAAATGTAGAGAGTGCTGCTGTTTGTGCCGCTGATGCTTTAAGTGCAGCAAGACCAGGTGCAAGAAGAGAAGTTCTTGAAAGCTTCTTAAAAAGAGTAGAAGAGGTTGAAAATATCTCTACAAGTAAAACAGGTGTTGTAAATGCCTTTGCAATTAATGCTGGTAGAGAAGTAAGAGTAATTGTAAAAGCTGAATTAGTAAATGATGATGAGGCTGTATTACTTGCAAATGAAATTGCACAAGAGATAGAAGAAAAAGTTCAATACCCTGGTGAGATTAAAGTAAATGTTATCAGAGAGTTAAGAGCTGAAAGTTATGCAAGATAG